Proteins from one Bacteroides zhangwenhongii genomic window:
- a CDS encoding pepsin/retropepsin-like aspartic protease family protein — MKKNNVIRIGILTGLWLLLFLNCGQRMAAQIRNKVCDTIPYEFIQEKIIIPVTVNGIKVKYIVDTGGRTGTMYDAATEMKATAAGYTRISDVNAQGSNYQEAHVQNVSIGKDYKIKQLKTMVLPKNPFFSGLGVVGILGGDAFAQSVVTFDSRSKIMVINYPYRPEGLKVTDGIPLLDETEHHSIVNVRLGNNDFKVLFDTGADGFLLYSTEDYERLSDISKVTNHGYGIVAAGITGLGKPVDIKKVTVPPINIMGKEFTNVGSTTTVMNGSIIGVDLLEYGKVIIDYMRRRFYFFPFEEGKTDMGGAPALWNVSILPRNDRFEITTIWDSMKDKVAFGDQVININGTSLDDCPMSQMAVEDIMKAIPGDTGYIIVKKDNQEKKIEIRKEK, encoded by the coding sequence ATGAAAAAGAATAATGTGATAAGAATAGGAATACTGACCGGTTTATGGCTGCTGTTATTTCTAAACTGTGGACAAAGAATGGCAGCGCAAATCCGGAATAAGGTTTGCGACACCATTCCTTATGAGTTTATACAAGAAAAAATCATTATCCCCGTCACTGTTAACGGTATAAAAGTGAAATATATCGTCGATACGGGAGGGAGAACCGGAACTATGTATGATGCCGCAACGGAAATGAAAGCTACCGCCGCAGGATATACGCGCATCTCCGATGTGAATGCACAAGGCTCCAATTATCAGGAAGCACACGTGCAGAATGTGTCTATCGGGAAAGACTATAAAATCAAGCAGTTGAAGACAATGGTACTACCTAAAAATCCATTCTTCTCTGGACTAGGAGTTGTCGGTATTCTTGGAGGAGACGCTTTCGCACAGTCGGTAGTAACATTCGATTCCCGTTCGAAAATAATGGTTATCAATTATCCGTATCGTCCCGAAGGACTAAAAGTAACGGATGGGATTCCACTGTTGGATGAGACAGAGCATCATTCCATCGTCAATGTCCGCCTAGGAAATAATGATTTCAAAGTTCTGTTTGATACGGGTGCAGATGGCTTTCTGCTTTATTCAACAGAAGATTATGAGAGACTGTCTGACATTTCAAAAGTGACCAACCATGGATATGGTATCGTAGCTGCCGGAATAACAGGTCTGGGCAAGCCGGTGGATATAAAGAAGGTGACTGTTCCTCCTATCAACATCATGGGGAAAGAATTCACGAACGTGGGTAGTACGACCACAGTAATGAATGGAAGTATCATCGGGGTGGATTTACTGGAATACGGTAAAGTGATTATCGATTATATGCGCAGACGGTTCTACTTCTTCCCGTTTGAAGAAGGAAAAACCGATATGGGTGGTGCTCCCGCTCTCTGGAACGTGAGTATTCTGCCACGCAATGACAGATTCGAAATTACAACGATCTGGGACAGCATGAAAGATAAAGTAGCTTTCGGCGATCAGGTGATTAACATCAATGGTACTTCTCTGGACGATTGTCCCATGAGCCAAATGGCCGTGGAAGATATCATGAAGGCCATTCCCGGTGATACCGGTTATATCATTGTCAAGAAAGACAATCAAGAGAAAAAGATCGAAATCAGGAAAGAGAAATGA
- a CDS encoding thioredoxin domain-containing protein gives MKRIITKMYLCLLAFCIAGGISAQTQNSMTEVIPFKTIDGKIIVEAAINGEVADFVLDLSGHNALLPEALKKLRIDTGKNGTFSSYQDFVFKQVPVGKVYEMATVAIGNNTFNNDLPAFVLEDEPYLRKLGVMGVLSGAIFRTSVLTIDMQRKKLTITQPYRPSYMKLNYRENFELITGLGIVCPISIQGKPVSLILDTWSEGLVNLTEKDFNTWSAQYTQGTNQKVSNGYKEATQEEESLILPETMFVKTKIEDAMAVKNPYLKRSVLGKKILDYGIISIDYIHQKIYFQPFDMVPIPEAEAKVTETKVEDGKLNPITRQFFLEHIFDYRKGNDFVYNGDKPIVIDFWATWCGPCMRLLPQMEKMAEQYKGKVMFYKVNADKEKDLCNHFGVQALPTLFFIPAGGKPIIEVGATPEKYVQIIEEQLLK, from the coding sequence ATGAAACGAATAATAACAAAGATGTATCTCTGTCTACTTGCATTTTGTATTGCCGGAGGAATCAGTGCACAGACACAGAACAGTATGACAGAGGTCATTCCATTCAAAACCATTGATGGAAAGATTATCGTAGAAGCCGCCATCAATGGCGAAGTGGCAGACTTTGTCCTCGATCTGTCAGGACATAACGCCCTGCTTCCTGAAGCTCTCAAGAAGTTACGCATCGACACGGGGAAGAACGGCACTTTTAGTTCTTATCAAGATTTTGTATTCAAACAAGTGCCCGTCGGAAAAGTATATGAAATGGCAACTGTTGCTATTGGCAACAACACGTTTAACAACGATCTTCCGGCTTTCGTTCTGGAAGACGAACCGTATCTGCGCAAGCTGGGAGTGATGGGAGTATTAAGCGGTGCCATTTTCCGTACTTCCGTTCTGACCATTGATATGCAGCGGAAAAAGCTCACCATTACGCAGCCCTACCGCCCTTCTTACATGAAATTAAACTATCGGGAGAACTTTGAGCTGATTACAGGATTAGGAATCGTATGTCCGATATCCATTCAGGGAAAACCTGTCTCTCTTATTCTGGACACATGGAGCGAAGGATTGGTGAATCTTACCGAAAAAGATTTCAATACATGGAGTGCACAATACACCCAAGGAACCAACCAAAAAGTTTCCAATGGATATAAAGAAGCGACTCAAGAAGAGGAAAGCCTCATCTTGCCTGAAACCATGTTTGTAAAAACAAAGATTGAAGATGCCATGGCAGTGAAGAACCCGTATTTGAAACGCTCCGTATTAGGCAAAAAGATACTGGACTACGGAATCATATCCATCGACTATATTCATCAGAAAATTTATTTCCAGCCGTTTGACATGGTTCCAATACCGGAGGCGGAAGCTAAAGTAACGGAAACTAAGGTTGAAGATGGCAAACTGAATCCGATTACCCGCCAATTCTTCCTCGAACACATCTTCGACTACAGAAAAGGGAATGATTTCGTTTATAATGGCGACAAACCTATAGTTATCGATTTCTGGGCCACCTGGTGCGGTCCATGTATGCGCCTGCTTCCGCAAATGGAAAAAATGGCGGAGCAATACAAAGGGAAAGTGATGTTCTACAAAGTGAATGCAGACAAAGAAAAGGATTTATGCAATCACTTCGGTGTACAGGCATTGCCTACCTTATTCTTCATACCTGCAGGCGGCAAACCGATTATTGAAGTCGGAGCTACTCCGGAGAAGTACGTACAAATCATCGAGGAACAATTACTGAAATAG
- the trxB gene encoding thioredoxin-disulfide reductase → MAEIEKVKCLIIGSGPAGYTAAIYAGRANLCPVLYEGLQPGGQLTTTTDVENFPGYPEGISGPQLMEDLRAQASRFGADVRFGIATAADLSKAPYKITIDGEKEIETEALIIATGATAKYLGLEDEKKYAGMGVSACATCDGFFYRKKVVAVVGGGDTACEEAVYLAGLASKVYLIVRKPFLRASKIMQERVMNHEKIEVLFEHNAVGLYGDNGVEGVNLVKRWGEPDEERYSLPIDGFFLAIGHKPNSDIFKDYIDTDEVGYIITDGDSPRTKVPGVFAAGDVADPHYRQAITAAGSGCKAAIEAERYLSSIGKI, encoded by the coding sequence ATGGCAGAAATAGAAAAAGTTAAATGCCTGATTATTGGTTCAGGACCTGCCGGATACACGGCAGCGATTTATGCAGGACGTGCAAACTTATGTCCGGTGCTTTATGAAGGGTTGCAACCCGGCGGTCAGTTGACAACGACTACGGACGTAGAGAACTTTCCCGGTTATCCGGAAGGAATCAGCGGTCCGCAATTGATGGAAGATCTACGTGCTCAGGCCAGCCGTTTTGGAGCCGATGTCCGTTTTGGCATTGCGACTGCGGCAGACTTAAGCAAAGCGCCTTATAAGATTACGATTGACGGTGAGAAAGAAATAGAAACGGAAGCATTGATTATCGCTACCGGAGCTACTGCCAAATATCTGGGGTTGGAGGATGAAAAGAAATATGCCGGAATGGGTGTCAGCGCTTGTGCCACTTGTGACGGTTTTTTCTATCGTAAGAAAGTCGTGGCTGTTGTCGGCGGTGGTGATACAGCTTGTGAAGAGGCTGTTTATCTTGCCGGTCTGGCATCTAAAGTATATCTGATTGTCCGCAAACCTTTCCTGCGTGCATCAAAGATTATGCAGGAGCGTGTGATGAATCACGAGAAGATTGAAGTGCTTTTTGAACACAACGCTGTTGGTTTGTATGGTGATAATGGAGTAGAAGGGGTGAACCTTGTAAAACGTTGGGGCGAACCTGATGAAGAACGTTACAGCCTGCCTATCGACGGTTTCTTCCTGGCTATCGGTCATAAACCGAACTCGGATATATTCAAAGACTATATCGATACGGATGAAGTAGGTTACATTATCACGGATGGAGATAGCCCACGTACGAAAGTGCCGGGAGTATTTGCTGCAGGAGATGTTGCCGATCCGCATTACCGCCAAGCTATTACTGCTGCGGGAAGTGGCTGTAAGGCTGCTATTGAGGCGGAACGTTATCTTTCTTCGATAGGAAAGATTTGA
- a CDS encoding LolA-like putative outer membrane lipoprotein chaperone — MKKYIFSVLIALLSLPVIAQQQQSQAKSILDKTAEAFRKAGGVKADFTVKVITDGLIEGVEHGTIQLKGEKFVLKTTDIVTWFDGKTQWSYVAKNDEVNVSNPTQEELQQINPYTFLYMYQKGFSYKLGTMKTFHGKAIWVVVLTAKDKAQDLERITLYVTKEGYEPLYILLQQRAHPTRNAITVTSYQTGQKYADTLFTFDRKQYPSAEIIDLR; from the coding sequence ATGAAAAAGTACATTTTTAGTGTTTTAATAGCTTTACTGTCATTGCCTGTGATTGCTCAACAACAGCAGTCGCAGGCTAAGAGTATTCTGGATAAAACTGCTGAGGCTTTTCGGAAAGCAGGAGGAGTGAAGGCTGATTTTACGGTAAAGGTTATAACGGATGGCCTGATAGAAGGTGTCGAGCATGGAACGATCCAATTGAAAGGAGAGAAATTCGTATTGAAAACAACCGATATTGTAACCTGGTTTGATGGGAAAACGCAGTGGAGTTATGTAGCGAAGAATGATGAAGTGAATGTTAGCAACCCGACTCAGGAAGAGTTGCAGCAGATCAATCCTTATACATTTCTTTATATGTATCAGAAGGGATTCTCTTATAAGCTGGGAACAATGAAAACTTTTCATGGCAAAGCCATTTGGGTAGTGGTGTTGACGGCTAAAGACAAGGCGCAGGATTTGGAACGCATTACTCTTTATGTGACGAAAGAGGGATACGAACCTTTATATATATTGCTTCAGCAACGTGCGCATCCGACACGTAACGCGATTACCGTTACGAGTTATCAGACCGGACAGAAGTATGCGGATACTCTTTTCACTTTTGACAGAAAGCAATATCCGAGTGCGGAAATTATAGATTTGAGATAA